In Ovis aries strain OAR_USU_Benz2616 breed Rambouillet chromosome 14, ARS-UI_Ramb_v3.0, whole genome shotgun sequence, a single genomic region encodes these proteins:
- the ERFL gene encoding ETS domain-containing transcription factor ERF-like, with the protein MDCSCVSDLLFAPPALPALWTPGFAFPDWAYKPESSPGSRQIQLWHFILELLQKEEYQGVIAWQGDYGEFVIKDPDEVARLWGIRKCKPHMNYDKLSRALRYYYNKRILHKTKGKRFTYKFNFSKVVLVNYPLLDVAAATTGSPLLLTPGPFGGAPGPDAPPLTPETLQTLFAPRLGEPGARAPLFTPETDKLRLDSPFPFLGSGATGYSKPPGLLGHFGRAFPEHPWNFGPYLTGPFPKLPPPLYPPHFYPNPLASSLGHLPSAGAGGGPTTTPLLAATGEGLGLERPAGLAVAQRLALPGAGGPEAALGGKEDSDSELEITDVSGCSSDSDGDEGLPVPPKAKAGKGGVGS; encoded by the exons atggactgtagctgcgtTTCCGACCTTCTCTTCGCCCCACCTGCCCTGCCGGCTCTCTGGACCCCTG GCTTTGCCTTTCCGGACTGGGCCTACAAGCCGGAGTCGTCCCCCGGCTCCAGGCAGATCCAGCTGTGGCACTTTATCCTGGAGCTGCTGCAGAAGGAGGAGTACCAGGGCGTCATCGCCTGGCAGGGGGACTACGGGGAGTTCGTCATCAAGGACCCCGACGAGGTGGCTCGGCTCTGGGGCATCCGGAAGTGCAAGCCTCACATGAATTATGACAAGCTGAGCCGGGCTCTGCg CTACTACTACAACAAGCGGATTCTCCACAAGACCAAAGGGAAGAGGTTCACCTACAAGTTCAATTTCAGCAAAGTTGTGCTCGTCAATTACCCGTTGTTGGATGTGGCGGCCGCCACCACGGGATCCCCGCTTCTGCTGACCCCTGGTCCCTTTGGGGGAGCCCCTGGCCCAGAtgctcctcccctcacccccgaG ACCCTGCAGACCCTGTTTGCTCCACGCCTGGGAGAGCCGGGGGCCCGGGCACCCCTTTTCACCCCCGAGACAGACAAACTGCGTCTAGACAGCCCTTTCCCATTTCTGGGCTCTG GTGCCACTGGCTATTCCAAGCCCCCTGGCCTGCTGGGGCACTTCGGCCGCGCCTTCCCTGAGCACCCCTGGAACTTCGGCCCGTACCTCACTGGCCCCTTCCCTAAGCTGCCCCCGCCTCTCTACCCACCACACTTCTACCCCAACCCCCTGGCCAGTTCCCTGGGCCACCTGCCCTCAGCAGGGGCAGGGGGCGGCCCCACTACCACGCCCCTGCTGGCCGCCACTGGGGAGGGCCTGGGCCTGGAGCGCCCCGCGGGCCTGGCTGTGGCCCAGCGCCTGGCGCTGCCGGGGGCCGGGGGTCCAGAGGCCGCGCTGGGCGGGAAGGAGGACAGCGACTCGGAGCTGGAGATCACCGACGTCAGTGGCTGCAGCTCTGACAGTGACGGCGACGAGGGCCTCCCTGTGCCCCCCAAGGCCAAGGCGGGCAAAGGCGGGGTTGGCAGCTGA